Proteins found in one Miscanthus floridulus cultivar M001 chromosome 4, ASM1932011v1, whole genome shotgun sequence genomic segment:
- the LOC136549236 gene encoding uncharacterized protein: MDARDAGKLAQSGPAAALPPQEREGEGEEERKRRYAAAGSGREEAPRVSRGGRRRRSHRALRRPKSDPSSTPQRWRRGKERERERERKGAGAEVGAAEVEVEAPARGLGRVRPLRRRGETERPREGQRRRRYFLEAQ, from the coding sequence ATGGACGCGCGCGACGCAGGGAAGCTGGCGCAGTCGGGGCCTGCTGCAGCGCTGCCACcccaggagagagagggagagggagaggaagagaggaagaggaggTACGCCGCAGCCGGCAGCGGCCGAGAAGAGGCACCTAGGGTTTCGCGTGGAGGGCGCCGACGCCGCAGCCACCGCGCGCTGAGGAGGCCGAAGTCTGACCCGTCCAGCACGCCGCAACGCTggaggagagggaaggagagagagagagagagggagaggaagggggcgggggcggaggtgggggcggcggaggtggaggtggaggcgccAGCACGCGGCCTCGGCCGGGTCAGGCCGCTGCGCCGCCGCGGAGAGACGGAGAGACCGAGAGAGGGACAGAGGAGGCGAAGATATTTTTTGGAGGCGCAGTAA